From a single Clostridium isatidis genomic region:
- a CDS encoding Dabb family protein, whose product MIRHIVMFKFKEEAEGRSKKENIDIAKKMFMELKNEITYIFKDEVKINSEEADSSNYDLIYIADFNNIEELNKYSVHPEHLKLVSFIKNVREERACIDFEI is encoded by the coding sequence ATGATAAGACATATTGTAATGTTTAAATTTAAGGAAGAAGCAGAGGGAAGAAGTAAGAAGGAAAATATAGATATAGCTAAGAAGATGTTTATGGAATTAAAAAATGAAATAACTTATATATTTAAAGATGAAGTTAAAATAAATTCAGAAGAGGCAGATAGCAGTAATTACGATTTAATTTATATTGCTGACTTTAATAATATAGAAGAACTAAATAAATATTCAGTTCATCCAGAACATTTAAAATTAGTAAGTTTCATAAAAAATGTTAGAGAAGAGAGAGCCTGTATTGACTTTGAAATTTAA
- the metE gene encoding 5-methyltetrahydropteroyltriglutamate--homocysteine S-methyltransferase, giving the protein MKTSVIGYPRVGVLRELKFATEKYFKDAFTKEELQAIAINLRETHWKVQKEKRIDFISSNDFSFYDNMLDTAVLLNVIPNRYKKLQLDSLDEYFAMARGYQGEKGDVKALAMKKWFNTNYHYMVPEIEDGTEITLIGDKPFKEFLEAKSLGIETKPTIIGAFTFLKLARFTGEKTIAYYINDIIRSYSDILNKFNDLGTQWIQFDEPYLVMDLSEEDIHLFTRLYDSILNEKRKTKVLLQTYFGDIRDCYGRVIAMPFDGIGLDFVEGKKTLECIKEFGFPDNKTLFAGIVNGKNIWRNNYTNTVNLIIELKKYCKNIVLNTSCSLLHIPYTLKNEDGLSEEYKKYLAFAEEKLMELSELKRILSNSDSVFTDEYRENKKLFNQVRCYKNENVHTAVSALSQNDFIRQPNFEEREKIQKEKLNLPLLPTTTIGSFPQTADVKTNRSNYKKGKISFEEYVTFNKKKIAEWIELQEKIGLDLLVHGEFERNDMVEYFGENLDGFLFTEKGWVQSYGTRCVKPPIIWGDISRSKPITIDYSVYAQSLTSKYVKGMLTGPVTILNWSFPREDISLKDCVFQIALAIRGEVLDLEANGIKVIQIDEAALREKLPLRKSDWHSEYLDWAIPAFRFTHSGVKAETQIHTHMCYSEFADIIKDIDNMDADVITFEAARSDLSIIKTIREGGFKTEVGPGVYDIHSPRIPSVLEIKEALFKMLEEIPGNKLWVNPDCGLKTRGNEETISSLENLVIAAKEIRKSLSE; this is encoded by the coding sequence ATGAAAACATCTGTTATAGGATACCCAAGAGTGGGAGTTTTAAGAGAATTAAAATTTGCAACAGAAAAATATTTTAAAGATGCTTTTACCAAGGAAGAACTTCAAGCTATTGCTATTAATTTAAGGGAAACCCATTGGAAGGTTCAAAAGGAAAAAAGAATTGACTTTATATCTTCAAATGATTTTTCTTTTTATGACAATATGCTAGATACTGCTGTTTTACTTAATGTGATTCCAAATCGTTATAAGAAACTTCAACTAGATAGTCTTGATGAGTATTTTGCTATGGCAAGGGGATATCAAGGGGAAAAAGGCGATGTAAAAGCTTTAGCTATGAAAAAATGGTTTAATACTAATTATCATTATATGGTACCTGAAATTGAAGATGGAACTGAAATTACTCTCATAGGAGATAAGCCTTTTAAGGAATTTTTAGAAGCTAAAAGCTTAGGAATTGAAACTAAACCTACTATAATTGGGGCTTTTACATTTTTAAAGTTAGCAAGATTTACAGGTGAAAAAACGATAGCATACTATATAAATGATATTATTCGCTCGTATTCAGATATTTTAAATAAATTTAATGATTTAGGGACTCAGTGGATTCAGTTTGATGAACCTTACCTTGTTATGGACTTATCAGAAGAAGATATACATCTTTTCACTAGACTATATGATTCTATCCTTAATGAAAAAAGGAAGACTAAAGTGTTATTACAGACTTATTTTGGTGATATAAGAGATTGTTATGGTAGAGTTATTGCAATGCCTTTTGATGGGATTGGTCTTGATTTTGTTGAAGGAAAAAAGACATTGGAGTGTATTAAAGAATTTGGTTTTCCAGATAATAAAACTCTTTTTGCAGGTATAGTTAATGGAAAGAATATTTGGAGAAATAACTATACTAATACTGTTAATTTGATTATAGAATTAAAAAAGTACTGTAAGAATATTGTTTTAAATACATCTTGTTCACTTCTTCACATTCCATATACTCTTAAAAATGAAGATGGTCTTTCTGAAGAGTATAAAAAGTATCTTGCTTTTGCAGAAGAAAAGCTAATGGAGCTATCGGAATTAAAAAGAATATTATCTAATAGTGATTCAGTTTTTACTGACGAATATAGGGAAAATAAAAAACTATTCAACCAGGTGAGATGTTATAAAAATGAAAATGTTCATACAGCTGTTTCTGCACTTTCTCAAAATGATTTTATTAGACAGCCTAACTTTGAAGAACGTGAAAAAATTCAGAAAGAAAAGTTGAATTTACCATTACTTCCAACAACAACAATCGGTTCATTTCCACAGACAGCAGATGTAAAAACAAATAGATCTAATTATAAGAAAGGAAAAATTTCTTTCGAGGAATATGTAACCTTTAACAAGAAAAAAATTGCAGAATGGATTGAGCTGCAAGAAAAGATAGGTCTTGATCTCTTGGTTCATGGAGAGTTTGAGCGTAATGATATGGTTGAATATTTTGGAGAGAATCTTGATGGATTTTTATTTACTGAGAAAGGCTGGGTTCAGTCTTATGGTACAAGATGTGTAAAGCCGCCAATAATATGGGGTGATATTTCTCGTTCTAAGCCAATAACTATTGATTATTCTGTTTATGCACAATCTCTTACATCAAAATATGTAAAGGGAATGTTAACAGGTCCAGTAACGATTTTAAATTGGTCATTTCCACGTGAGGATATATCCTTGAAAGATTGTGTATTCCAAATTGCCCTTGCTATAAGAGGAGAAGTCCTTGATCTTGAAGCAAATGGAATTAAGGTTATTCAAATTGATGAAGCAGCACTTAGAGAAAAATTGCCTCTTAGAAAAAGTGACTGGCATAGTGAATATCTTGATTGGGCAATCCCTGCTTTCAGATTTACTCATAGTGGTGTAAAAGCTGAAACACAAATTCATACTCATATGTGCTATAGCGAATTTGCAGACATTATTAAAGATATCGATAATATGGATGCTGATGTAATTACTTTTGAAGCAGCACGTTCTGATCTTAGCATTATTAAAACAATAAGGGAAGGTGGATTTAAAACGGAAGTCGGTCCTGGTGTTTATGATATTCATTCGCCAAGGATTCCAAGTGTTTTGGAAATTAAGGAAGCACTTTTTAAGATGCTTGAAGAAATACCAGGGAATAAGTTATGGGTTAATCCTGATTGTGGACTTAAAACAAGAGGAAATGAAGAGACTATTTCTAGTCTTGAAAACTTAGTTATTGCAGCAAAGGAAATCAGAAAGAGTTTGTCAGAATGA
- a CDS encoding metallophosphoesterase produces the protein MMVFALLLVISIYALANFYIVKRIYPAVNFIENPIYSKGFLAIYIILAIILVGRFLCSFMNINKTIKKTINIISSYFMGIFVYMFLFLVIGDILVLISILTRITSLNYINEIRPFISIISILIALILSIIAIFNAKETNEVFYSISTNKELKEKIKITFISDVHLGAVGSEKRLKTIVEKINSQNSDVVLIAGDFFDTDFSTINNPDKAIELLKNIKSKYGVYACLGNHDAGKTFDEMNDFLKKSNIRLLNDEFVEIDNKFIVFGRLDASPIGVQGNLKRNLLKNLNFNNKNKLPVIVMEHNPMRINEYNGDIDLIVAGHTHKGQIWPGNIITSKMYAVDYGYYRKDEDSPQVVVSSGAGIWGMPMRLGSKCEIVNINLK, from the coding sequence ATGATGGTCTTTGCTCTTTTGTTAGTAATATCAATTTATGCTTTAGCAAATTTTTATATAGTAAAAAGGATTTATCCAGCAGTGAATTTTATAGAAAATCCTATATATTCTAAGGGATTTTTAGCAATATATATTATACTTGCAATAATTCTAGTGGGTAGATTTTTATGTAGTTTTATGAATATTAATAAAACAATAAAAAAGACTATTAATATAATATCTTCTTATTTTATGGGAATATTTGTTTATATGTTTTTATTTTTAGTAATAGGAGATATATTAGTTTTAATTTCTATATTAACTAGGATTACATCCTTAAATTATATTAATGAAATTAGGCCATTTATAAGCATAATTTCAATATTAATAGCACTAATATTAAGTATTATTGCAATATTTAATGCTAAAGAAACAAATGAAGTCTTTTATAGTATTAGTACAAATAAAGAATTAAAAGAAAAAATAAAAATTACTTTTATTAGTGATGTTCATTTGGGAGCTGTAGGTTCTGAAAAAAGATTAAAAACTATAGTTGAAAAGATAAACTCCCAGAATAGTGATGTAGTTTTAATAGCAGGAGATTTTTTTGATACTGATTTTAGTACAATTAATAATCCAGATAAGGCAATTGAACTTTTAAAAAATATAAAATCAAAATATGGAGTTTATGCTTGCCTTGGAAACCATGATGCAGGTAAAACCTTTGATGAAATGAATGACTTTCTTAAAAAGAGTAATATAAGATTATTAAATGATGAATTTGTAGAGATAGATAATAAATTTATAGTTTTTGGTCGCTTAGATGCTTCTCCTATAGGAGTTCAAGGAAACTTAAAAAGAAATCTTTTAAAGAATTTAAATTTTAATAATAAAAATAAATTGCCTGTTATAGTAATGGAACACAATCCAATGAGAATTAATGAATATAATGGTGATATTGATTTAATTGTGGCAGGCCATACCCACAAGGGGCAAATTTGGCCGGGCAATATAATTACAAGTAAAATGTATGCTGTTGATTATGGCTATTATAGAAAGGATGAAGATAGTCCTCAAGTAGTTGTAAGTTCTGGCGCTGGAATATGGGGAATGCCAATGAGACTTGGTTCAAAATGTGAAATAGTAAATATAAATTTAAAATAA
- a CDS encoding MDR family MFS transporter — protein sequence MKKDKSIKEIMSIAWILVFGALPPMLDTTIVNIAVNDLAKIFSASFSSTQWIVTGYTLALGIAVPFSGWLIRKYDGKKIFMGALGVFLAASLLCGLSWDMNSLITFRIFQGFASGIMIPTLTALVVQLAGNDNIGRLMSIVGIPIVFAPIIGPVIGGLIMQYSSWHWLFFVNLPIGAIALLMMHWKLPNFKAIDKSAKLDWIGVFLLVMMSGMFIFGVTEIKASGANSIAVLSFALASISLVIYLFYGWKKKDLALIPLELFKSKNFSASFISLFLAGFATNGPMLLFPMFFRNVRALNVITSALWLIPQGIGMLVTRPIIGKMTDKIGARFVVLPSIIITIMGTLPFAFFDSDTAYWIIWLTLFLRGIGVGGITVPIMSDSYVGLKNTQVPAASVATRIIQNIGAASGSAILATVVSNSLNMKEGTIANLTIAYHMGFITSLIFMLISIIPTFFLTNKIRKDAILFK from the coding sequence ATGAAAAAAGATAAATCAATCAAAGAAATTATGAGTATAGCATGGATTTTGGTATTTGGGGCACTTCCACCAATGTTAGATACTACTATTGTCAACATAGCTGTGAATGATTTGGCAAAAATATTTTCAGCATCTTTTTCTAGTACTCAGTGGATTGTAACTGGATATACCCTTGCTTTAGGAATTGCAGTTCCATTTTCTGGATGGTTGATTCGTAAATATGATGGTAAAAAAATATTTATGGGAGCTTTAGGAGTATTTTTGGCAGCTTCACTGCTTTGTGGTCTATCATGGGATATGAATAGTTTAATTACATTTCGTATATTTCAAGGTTTTGCTTCTGGAATAATGATTCCAACCTTAACAGCTTTGGTTGTACAGCTTGCAGGAAATGATAATATTGGACGTTTAATGTCTATTGTTGGAATACCTATTGTTTTTGCTCCAATTATTGGTCCGGTTATTGGGGGATTAATTATGCAATATTCATCTTGGCATTGGTTGTTTTTTGTGAATCTTCCTATTGGAGCAATTGCTTTATTGATGATGCATTGGAAATTACCAAATTTTAAGGCAATAGATAAATCTGCTAAATTAGATTGGATTGGTGTTTTTCTACTTGTAATGATGTCAGGAATGTTTATCTTTGGTGTAACTGAAATAAAGGCCTCAGGGGCTAATTCAATAGCTGTTTTATCCTTTGCATTGGCTAGTATTTCCTTAGTAATATATTTATTTTATGGTTGGAAAAAGAAGGATTTAGCTTTGATTCCATTAGAGTTGTTTAAATCTAAAAATTTTAGTGCATCCTTTATTTCTTTATTTTTAGCTGGATTTGCTACTAATGGACCTATGCTTTTATTTCCAATGTTCTTTAGAAATGTACGAGCTTTAAATGTTATTACATCAGCTCTTTGGTTAATACCTCAAGGTATAGGAATGCTGGTTACACGACCTATCATTGGTAAAATGACTGATAAAATTGGAGCCAGATTTGTTGTTCTACCTTCAATTATAATAACTATTATGGGAACTCTGCCATTTGCATTTTTTGATTCTGATACAGCCTATTGGATTATATGGCTTACTTTATTTTTACGTGGAATAGGAGTTGGAGGTATAACTGTGCCTATTATGAGCGATTCTTATGTAGGTCTTAAAAATACTCAAGTTCCAGCAGCCAGCGTTGCTACAAGAATTATTCAAAATATAGGTGCTGCATCTGGTTCGGCGATTTTGGCAACAGTTGTTAGTAACTCTCTAAATATGAAGGAAGGGACTATAGCTAATTTAACTATTGCTTATCATATGGGTTTTATTACAAGTTTAATATTTATGTTAATTAGTATTATTCCTACATTCTTTTTGACAAATAAAATTAGAAAAGATGCTATTTTATTTAAATAA
- a CDS encoding LysR family transcriptional regulator, which produces MTLQQLKYIIKIVECGSITEAAKQLFITQPSLSAAVKDLEKELGIEIFYRTPKGISLSIDGTEFLSYARQIIEQTELMEQRYIGKKPSKKLCSISTQHYAFAVNAFVELILALNVDEYDFTLRETRTYEIIEDVKNLRSEIGIIYLSNFNEKVLNKILKENHLVFNLLFEANPHIFVSSKHPLANKKAISLEDLDNYPFLVFEQGVYNSFYFSEEIFSTLPRKKTIYVSDRATLFNLLIGVNGYTICSGILSSDLNGDNIISIPLITDEKMRIGWIANEKSHLSSLAIEYISKLKKWICEYGYNLK; this is translated from the coding sequence ATGACATTACAACAGCTTAAATACATAATAAAAATTGTTGAATGCGGTTCAATTACAGAAGCTGCTAAACAACTTTTTATTACACAACCTAGTCTTTCAGCAGCTGTTAAAGATCTTGAAAAAGAACTCGGAATAGAAATTTTCTACCGCACTCCAAAAGGAATATCACTATCTATTGATGGTACAGAATTTCTTTCTTATGCTCGCCAAATTATAGAGCAAACAGAACTTATGGAACAACGTTATATAGGAAAAAAACCTTCAAAAAAACTATGTTCAATATCCACTCAACATTACGCTTTTGCTGTTAATGCTTTTGTAGAACTGATTTTAGCTTTAAATGTAGATGAGTATGATTTTACTCTACGAGAAACGAGAACTTATGAAATTATCGAAGATGTAAAAAATTTACGAAGTGAGATAGGAATTATATATTTAAGTAATTTTAACGAAAAAGTTCTCAACAAGATATTAAAAGAAAACCACTTAGTATTCAATCTTCTATTTGAAGCTAATCCTCACATTTTTGTCAGCTCAAAGCATCCTCTTGCCAATAAGAAAGCTATTAGTCTGGAAGATCTAGATAATTATCCATTTCTTGTATTCGAACAAGGTGTATATAATTCATTTTATTTTTCAGAAGAAATATTTAGCACTCTTCCTAGAAAGAAAACTATTTATGTCAGCGATCGTGCTACTCTTTTCAATTTATTAATTGGAGTAAATGGCTATACAATCTGTTCAGGTATTTTAAGCAGCGATCTAAACGGAGATAATATTATATCGATTCCCCTTATAACAGATGAGAAAATGCGTATTGGCTGGATTGCAAACGAAAAATCTCATCTTAGTTCATTAGCCATTGAATATATTTCAAAATTAAAAAAATGGATTTGCGAATATGGATATAACTTAAAATAA
- the metF gene encoding methylenetetrahydrofolate reductase [NAD(P)H], with product MKTCELFKVKRVLSFEIFPPKRTDSVNIIYDTIEKLKGINPDFISVTYGAGGSESSSNTLKIASDIKNKYGLESVAHLPCINLTKGEVLKMLDDFKKAGIENILALRGDVNTRFILKNDFKYASDLISFIKENGDFNIIAACYPEGHFESSTIIEDIRNLKRKVDAGANQLITQLFFDNNYFYSFRERAAIAGINVPIEAGIMPVVNKKQIERLISLCRANLPKKFLTIMTRYENNPEAMRDAGIAYAVDQIVDLIAQGVDGIHLYTMNNPYIAHRIYEAINTLLVA from the coding sequence ATGAAAACATGCGAACTATTTAAAGTGAAAAGAGTTCTGTCCTTTGAAATATTTCCTCCAAAAAGGACAGACTCTGTTAATATAATTTATGATACTATTGAAAAATTAAAAGGAATTAACCCAGATTTTATTAGTGTCACATATGGTGCGGGAGGAAGTGAAAGTAGTAGTAATACATTAAAAATAGCATCTGATATTAAAAATAAATACGGTCTTGAAAGTGTTGCACATCTTCCTTGTATTAATCTTACAAAAGGTGAAGTTCTTAAAATGTTAGATGATTTCAAAAAGGCTGGAATTGAAAATATTTTGGCTTTAAGGGGGGATGTTAATACTAGATTTATCCTAAAAAATGATTTTAAATATGCAAGTGATTTAATTTCCTTTATAAAAGAAAATGGAGATTTCAATATAATAGCAGCTTGCTATCCGGAAGGTCATTTTGAATCTTCAACAATCATTGAAGATATTCGTAATTTAAAACGTAAAGTAGATGCAGGGGCAAACCAATTGATAACACAGTTGTTCTTTGATAATAATTATTTTTATTCATTTAGGGAACGTGCTGCTATTGCTGGAATAAACGTTCCAATTGAAGCAGGCATTATGCCAGTTGTGAATAAGAAACAGATTGAGAGACTGATTAGCCTTTGCAGGGCTAATCTCCCTAAAAAATTTTTGACTATCATGACTAGATATGAAAATAATCCAGAAGCTATGAGAGATGCTGGTATTGCTTATGCTGTGGATCAGATAGTTGATTTGATAGCACAGGGAGTAGATGGAATACATCTTTACACAATGAATAATCCCTACATTGCCCATAGAATCTATGAAGCCATAAATACTTTACTTGTTGCATGA
- the erm gene encoding 23S ribosomal RNA methyltransferase Erm, giving the protein MNKINIKDSQNFITSKNNIEKIIKYINLKKDDQIFEIGAGKGHFTYELASRCNYVTAIEIDNKLCEITDSKLSKHLNYEIINKDIMKFKFPCNRSYKVFGNIPYNISTSIVRKIVYKSVATASYLIVEYGFAKRLLDTKRSLALLLMAEVDISILAKVPRHYFHPKPKVDSSLILLKRKAIRMSCKEKEIYKYFVMKWVNKEYQKLFTKNQFKKAMKYAQISDLNNITYEQFLSLFRSYKLFRC; this is encoded by the coding sequence ATGAATAAAATAAATATAAAAGATAGTCAAAATTTTATTACTTCAAAAAATAATATTGAAAAAATAATAAAATATATAAATTTAAAAAAGGATGATCAAATTTTTGAGATAGGTGCAGGTAAGGGGCATTTTACTTATGAATTAGCAAGTAGATGCAATTATGTGACTGCAATAGAAATTGATAATAAATTATGTGAAATAACTGATAGTAAGCTTTCAAAACATTTAAATTATGAAATAATAAATAAGGATATAATGAAATTTAAATTTCCTTGTAATAGATCATATAAAGTATTTGGTAATATACCTTACAATATAAGTACAAGTATAGTTAGAAAAATTGTTTATAAAAGTGTTGCTACAGCTAGTTATTTGATAGTTGAATATGGTTTTGCTAAAAGATTATTAGATACAAAGAGGTCTTTAGCACTACTTTTAATGGCAGAAGTTGATATTTCAATATTAGCAAAAGTACCTAGGCATTATTTTCATCCTAAACCTAAAGTAGATAGTTCATTAATATTATTAAAAAGAAAAGCAATAAGAATGTCATGTAAAGAGAAAGAAATATATAAATACTTTGTTATGAAGTGGGTTAACAAAGAGTATCAAAAACTATTTACTAAGAATCAATTTAAAAAGGCCATGAAATATGCTCAAATAAGTGATTTAAATAATATAACTTATGAACAATTTTTATCACTTTTTAGAAGTTATAAATTATTTAGGTGTTAA